A genomic segment from Pelecanus crispus isolate bPelCri1 chromosome 25, bPelCri1.pri, whole genome shotgun sequence encodes:
- the LOC142595926 gene encoding SUN domain-containing protein 3-like gives MFIDSWVVGTTPHPPEGQECPEAPSPAASRPVGNSQAWLEQKMRELEETVAQVSAARGNILQAVREVLVDHGVQAEKREEILQLTQAAIKKVLENYLQMPDWALEAIGATIDEERTSKSYGEQGKKTWWLSPFAFSSGNPPETILQPRIAPGNCWAFQGSRGHVVIRLPEQIWPKAFTIWHISEAVSPSGEVSSAPKDFAVSGVDEATAETLLGTFTYDVHKEIAQTFHVQKELPRTFRYIKFQVQSNWGNPEYTCVYRVQVHGKMVSLNDHPQAQDLL, from the exons ATGTTCATTGATAGCTGGGTGGTTGGG ACAACGCCACACCCACCAGAAGGGCAGGAGTGTCCTGAggctccttctcctgctgcttcccgtCCTGTCGG GAACTCACAGGCTTGGCTGGAGCAGAAGATGCGGGAGCTCGAGGAGACGGTGGCTCAGGTGTCTGCTGCGAGGGGGAACATACTTCAGGCAGTGAGAGAGGTCCTCGTAGACCATGGTGTccaagcagagaagagagag gaaattcTGCAGTTGACACAGGCGGCAATTAAGAAGGTGCTTGAAAACTACCTCCAGATGCCTGACTGGGCTCTGGAAGCCATAG GTGCCACCATTGATGAGGAGAGGACATCCAAGAGTTATGGTGAGCAAGGCAAGAAGACCTGGTGGCTTTCTccatttgccttctcttctggAAACCCTCCAGAGACAATCTTGCAG CCCCGTATTGCCCCTGGCAACTGCTGGGCTTTCCAAGGATCTCGGGGCCACGTGGTCATCCGGCTGCCTGAGCAAATCTGGCCAAAGGCTTTCACCATCTGGCATATCTCCGAGGCAGTCTCTCCTTCCGGGGAAGTCAGCAGTGCCCCCAAAGACTTTGCTGTCTCC GGAGTGGATGAGGCAACGGCAGAAACTCTCCTGGGGACATTCACCTACGACGTGCACAAGGAGATCGCTCAGACATTCCATGTGCAG aaggaGCTTCCCAGGACCTTTCGCTACATCAAATTCCAGGTGCAGAGCAACTGGGGAAACCCAGAGTACACCTGTGTGTACCGGGTACAGGTTCATGGGAAGATGGTGAGCCTCAACGACCACCCGCAGGCCCAAGACCTCCtttag